CGATAATCGCTGGATGATAGCGCTGTCCGGGAGCGCAAACAACCCCAAAGGAGAGGGATGTTGCCTGCATTGCCGCACCCAGCCAAGACCAAGCAAACCCGCTTTCTCCTTGTGCCTCACTCCAAGGGTGGAAATGGTCGGACGATAAAGCAGCCGTGAAGCCGGCTTGCTGAGCCATCTGCGCCCACTCTAGCAGAGCGCTGGGTTTGAACTGTTCGTGAGAAGCGTGATATCCAAACTTTGCCATGTTTAATTGCTTGAATTAAGAACAATTTGGGTAAGTATTTAGTAGTGCCTTTTACCGCACAAACTTCGCTGATCTCTTCAGGTTGTCGTGTAAGTTCCCCACTGCTGAATCCCTTGATTATTCAGAATCGATTCAGCATGAGTGAGTTCGTCTTCGCTGGCATTTAGGATGACTAAATAATCACCTTTAGCCAGATGCTCGTCATAAATTCTGGCTTGCTCTTTTGAGATGCCGTTGCCAAGTGCTGCGCCAATAATGCCACCGGCTGCTGTGCCATAATAGCCGCCGGCAAACAAACCCCCTAGGGCAACTTTAGAGCCGGCAACTGCGACTGCACCCAAGCCAGGAATCGCCAATGTACTCAGTCCAACTAATAAGCCACCGAGACTGCCCAAAGCGCCGACTGTGAGGGCACCTTTTGCCAGACCCCCAACGGTTTTATCCCGAACGAATTCACTCTCGGAACTGGTGAGTTCATCCTCTGGATTGGCATCGCGCACCACAACAGAAACTTTATCCATCGGGTAATCAGAATTTTTCAACTCTGTGAGAGCCGATTCTACTTCTTGCCGGCTGGAAAATGCACCTATGCCGCATTTTGGTAAACCCAAACTCATGTTTCTCTCCTTCTGTTGTTAAAACAAGCAGTTACATCCGCAAATTGTTTAGTAATGATTGCATTCGACATCTGTTTGATTTGAGCTTCGTCTGTTCCTTCCAGCAATCAATTAAAAATTAGCGCTCTCTTCAGTTAATTTTTAATATTTAATTGCTTCCGGATACACATCCACCCCAAATAACTCCAGTGAATTAAGCAAACACAACAACTAACGCTCTCGCGAACCATGTAAACTCTCGTTGCCGATACGATATCAAGCTTTTGAAAGCGCTTCACTCTCCCAAAGGAAACATTTTTGACTTACGCAAGCGCTTAAATTAGGTAGATTGACAACGCAACTTAAACAAATTGTCAAGCCCAAACTTACTTTATTAGCGGTAAATACGTCCCTCTTGTGGTTAAGCCAATCGACAAAACAAGCAGACATTGCTGTTATAAATTTCCTCTAATGACTCAATAAAGGTTGATTGGCCTAACCTTTTCTTAATCCCCTGTTAAGGTGTGCCATAAAATGAAAGTGCCGGCATAGAAGACGAGAATAATCGCTGAACCTTAATTATCCACATACACAACGCTAGACAGTCGGTGAAGCATATTCAGTTCTAGAGTATTAACCGCTTTCTGGTAGTTGTGATTAGATGCATGAGTAGCAGGAGTCTCCAGTCTTCGCGTTTCTGAGTTTGCTTTGTACTCTTCTAGCTTTGTCTGGGCAAGATATGAGTAATCTGAAACCCTTTCCCGTACTTGACTGACTAGACCCCTTCAACTGTTAATTGCTCTGGATCTCCATGACCTTTTGTTGTGCCTGATCTACAAGAGATTTGAATTTGTCTGCAAAGCCAACCATTACGATAATCTCCCTGTCTTTTGAGCAAGTCATAGCTCAGTATGTGCCAAATAATTGTTCCCACATCGGACTATGAGCTAACGTCTTCAGGCTATGGCATCCCAACCTGTGACTCTAGAGTACCGTACCGTCTACACCGACAATTTGAGAAACCTAACGGTGAAGTTGTGCGGCTAAGCCGCCTTGAACTCCTGCAGACAGCCTCTGTTCCATCCGCGCCAAGCCATTGTTAGGTGCCATTGCAGCTTCAGCTGCTAGTACAGTTTCATTTCCTAGTGTTTAAGGCAGACTTGCTACTTATAGTCTGTAGACTTATTGTCATCATTTGTAAGATTTTCTTCCTATGAGTGAAGATCCAAGACAAATTTTTGGTGGCCATATACGCAACTTTCGCAAACAGGCAGGAATGTCTCAAGAGAAGCTTGCTGAAGTTTGTGGTTTGCACAGGACTTATGTAGGTGCTGTAGAACGCGGTGAACGAAACGTTAGCCTCCTTAATATTGTTGTACTAGCTCGTGCCCTCAACATAAAACCCGCAGAGCTTTTGGAAGGAATCTTTTAATGAATTCTCCTTATTCAGGCTTGTCAGTTAGTGAATGGCTGCGAGTTACTCAAGAGATTGTTGAGAGACATCCACTGTCTGCTGAAGAAATTGTTGATGCAGTTTTAGCTTCCTGGGAATCAATTCTTGATTCAAGGTTAGGAACCAAGGGTTTTCGCATTGGTAAAGATATTTTTCCAAAACCCCAAATTATGGGCTTTCTACTT
Above is a genomic segment from Microcoleus sp. FACHB-68 containing:
- a CDS encoding DUF1269 domain-containing protein, producing MSLGLPKCGIGAFSSRQEVESALTELKNSDYPMDKVSVVVRDANPEDELTSSESEFVRDKTVGGLAKGALTVGALGSLGGLLVGLSTLAIPGLGAVAVAGSKVALGGLFAGGYYGTAAGGIIGAALGNGISKEQARIYDEHLAKGDYLVILNASEDELTHAESILNNQGIQQWGTYTTT
- a CDS encoding helix-turn-helix transcriptional regulator, which codes for MSEDPRQIFGGHIRNFRKQAGMSQEKLAEVCGLHRTYVGAVERGERNVSLLNIVVLARALNIKPAELLEGIF